One Campylobacter pinnipediorum subsp. caledonicus genomic window carries:
- a CDS encoding IMPACT family protein, which produces MLKTTNDTFKAQIDIKKSNFLAFLTPFENFKTLHESLKQEHPKAVHIVWAYRVINKYGQIIENQSDDGEPKGTSGPPALNALRGASLINSAIFIVRYFGGIKLGTGGLVRAYSTATNLAINEANLIDFIQKEVVVFFTNFSLISRFEHYFQTNNIFDIKKDFNEKGAKWEIDLTMQEFLNLYNFLKTIQTNDFEFLALPIYAKDSIN; this is translated from the coding sequence ATGCTAAAAACAACAAACGACACATTTAAAGCCCAAATAGATATAAAAAAATCTAACTTTTTAGCTTTTTTAACACCTTTTGAAAATTTCAAAACGCTACACGAATCGCTAAAACAAGAACACCCAAAAGCCGTGCATATAGTATGGGCTTATAGAGTTATAAATAAATACGGGCAAATTATTGAAAACCAAAGCGATGATGGAGAACCAAAAGGAACAAGTGGTCCACCGGCACTTAATGCATTAAGGGGTGCAAGCCTAATAAACTCAGCAATATTTATAGTAAGATATTTTGGCGGAATAAAACTTGGAACAGGCGGTCTTGTAAGGGCTTATTCAACAGCTACAAATTTAGCTATAAATGAGGCAAATTTAATTGATTTTATACAAAAAGAGGTTGTTGTATTTTTTACAAATTTCTCACTTATTTCAAGATTTGAACACTATTTTCAGACAAACAATATTTTTGATATCAAAAAAGATTTTAACGAAAAAGGTGCTAAGTGGGAGATAGACCTAACAATGCAAGAGTTTTTAAATTTGTATAATTTTCTAAAAACAATACAAACAAACGACTTTGAATTTTTAGCGTTACCAATATACGCAAAAGACAGTATAAACTAA
- the lgt gene encoding prolipoprotein diacylglyceryl transferase, whose product MTFWNEIYTHFNPVAFSIFGINVHWYGIMYVLALLVALRMAKYFVKKDKIPISNSMLDNYFFWVEIGVILGARIGYILIYSDNTLWYITHPWQIFNPFYDGVFVGIRGMSYHGAVVGFLLATFAYCKKYKQNSLIFLDLCAISIPLGYFFGRIGNFLNQELFGRATDVAWAIKVGGIMRHPSQLYEAVLEGLIVFIILFFYRKFKKFNGELIALYAILYAIARFVSEFFREPDYNLGFIFLNLSMGHLLSLAMIFIGCFTHFYLKKQFKFS is encoded by the coding sequence ATGACTTTTTGGAATGAAATTTACACTCACTTTAATCCCGTAGCATTTAGTATTTTTGGAATAAATGTCCATTGGTATGGAATAATGTATGTTTTAGCGCTATTAGTAGCATTAAGAATGGCTAAGTATTTTGTTAAAAAAGACAAAATACCCATAAGCAACTCCATGCTTGATAATTATTTTTTTTGGGTTGAAATTGGAGTTATTCTTGGCGCTAGAATTGGTTACATACTTATTTATTCTGATAATACATTATGGTATATAACCCACCCTTGGCAAATTTTTAATCCTTTTTATGATGGAGTTTTTGTTGGAATTCGTGGCATGAGTTATCATGGAGCTGTTGTTGGGTTTTTGTTGGCTACATTTGCATACTGCAAAAAATACAAACAAAATAGCTTAATATTTTTGGATTTGTGTGCTATATCAATACCACTTGGATACTTTTTTGGTCGTATAGGAAATTTTTTAAATCAAGAGTTGTTTGGAAGAGCCACTGATGTAGCTTGGGCAATAAAGGTAGGTGGTATTATGAGACACCCTTCTCAGCTTTATGAAGCTGTGCTTGAAGGCTTAATAGTTTTTATTATTTTATTTTTTTATAGGAAATTTAAGAAATTTAATGGAGAGCTTATTGCATTATATGCTATTTTATATGCCATTGCTAGGTTTGTATCAGAGTTTTTTAGGGAACCTGATTATAATCTAGGCTTTATATTTTTAAATTTATCTATGGGTCATTTGTTATCTTTAGCAATGATTTTTATAGGTTGCTTTACACACTTTTATTTAAAAAAACAATTTAAATTTAGCTAA